The following coding sequences lie in one Methanobacterium alcaliphilum genomic window:
- a CDS encoding tetratricopeptide repeat protein, which yields MVVTEAQNKLQNGIELSQNGKQLEALQEFQKALEMFTEAKEITKTADVLLEMGISYFKLEKYEYAEESYRNALNLYKNTKDHIGEAYSLVGIADVLEKKERHEEARRIYRQAIHKFRKEESYDKEAMVISHLAESFEAQGALQDAIYEHERSIEIYHKAGKKAEEAKITTLKEVLEKKFSKVKPTRIEAISLFIYLALLILSEILTTYSNMKVGLFIHSAILFALLIQSSLTDRYTFAALLRSMMILPMIRIIGLSMPIMQIDPLYWFPIIAIPLFAATAVLMRLQGISRRRIGIIWGKIPVQILIALTGIVLGYIEYQILTPDPLIPTFNLVNLISGFIIITLATGLAEELLFRGIVQKNAEDVLGMFLGLLYTALLFTSLHVGWESSIDLIFVFSVAMFYGYAFQKTRSLLGITLSHGISNTVLFLIMPFVI from the coding sequence AACGGCTGATGTGCTTCTTGAAATGGGTATCAGTTATTTTAAATTAGAGAAGTACGAATATGCTGAAGAAAGTTATAGAAATGCTCTTAATCTATATAAAAACACCAAAGACCACATTGGTGAAGCTTATTCTTTAGTAGGTATTGCGGATGTTCTGGAAAAAAAAGAAAGGCACGAAGAAGCCCGTAGAATATATCGACAAGCAATACACAAGTTCCGAAAAGAAGAATCTTATGATAAAGAAGCCATGGTCATATCTCACCTGGCAGAAAGTTTTGAAGCCCAGGGCGCTTTGCAGGATGCCATTTATGAACACGAAAGATCCATTGAAATTTATCACAAAGCCGGGAAAAAAGCTGAAGAAGCTAAAATCACGACTTTAAAAGAAGTTTTGGAGAAAAAATTCTCAAAAGTGAAGCCCACCCGGATTGAAGCTATTTCTCTATTTATTTATTTAGCACTTTTAATACTATCAGAAATACTGACCACTTATTCCAATATGAAAGTTGGTCTTTTTATTCATTCAGCTATTCTATTTGCTTTATTGATCCAGTCCTCATTGACTGATAGATATACTTTTGCAGCACTACTGCGTTCCATGATGATCTTACCCATGATACGAATTATTGGTTTATCCATGCCTATCATGCAGATTGATCCATTATACTGGTTCCCTATAATCGCTATCCCTCTTTTTGCCGCTACTGCAGTTTTAATGAGATTGCAGGGTATTAGTCGGAGGAGAATAGGTATAATTTGGGGTAAAATACCGGTTCAGATTCTAATTGCACTCACAGGAATTGTTTTGGGTTATATTGAATACCAGATATTAACACCCGACCCCCTCATCCCTACCTTTAATTTAGTCAATTTAATTAGTGGTTTCATTATCATTACCCTGGCCACTGGTTTAGCAGAAGAACTTTTATTTAGGGGTATTGTTCAGAAAAATGCAGAAGACGTGCTGGGTATGTTTTTAGGACTACTTTACACTGCACTGTTATTTACAAGTCTTCACGTTGGATGGGAATCTAGTATTGATTTAATATTCGTATTTTCTGTGGCTATGTTCTATGGTTATGCATTCCAAAAAACCAGGAGTCTATTAGGAATAACATTATCCCACGGAATATCCAATACTGTTTTATTCTTGATAATGCCATTTGTAATCTAA